Proteins encoded within one genomic window of Streptomyces taklimakanensis:
- a CDS encoding aldo/keto reductase, giving the protein MREPDPRVVLGLHRSRHERLILTSALELGVEAIDTSFNYHGFSAHTALAEVGGDLLPRFTVSTKVGFFPAADGVEHSLDPGRLRAAVEQTNRDLGRVPDLVFLHNPERSLPERSSVGQEALGTACAALERAAANGLCGAWGVSSWDPLPLPGLVDDTMPRPDVLMIRAGLLVPIDVLEASEALAARWDLDAERLWGMSPFGGGAGNPLWETFDPRVFIQNPDDDLSAVQAAFRIACRLPQVGKVAVGTDDPSHLAELVAALRYEADVGSLRTYRRLLRERAGRQPV; this is encoded by the coding sequence GTGCGCGAGCCTGACCCCCGAGTTGTCCTCGGGCTACACCGATCTCGTCATGAGCGCCTGATCCTCACCAGCGCGCTGGAACTCGGTGTCGAGGCGATCGACACCAGTTTCAACTACCACGGCTTCTCGGCCCACACCGCCCTGGCGGAGGTGGGGGGCGACCTCCTGCCCCGCTTCACGGTCTCCACCAAGGTCGGATTCTTCCCGGCCGCCGACGGGGTCGAGCACTCACTCGACCCCGGCAGGCTCCGGGCAGCGGTGGAACAGACCAACCGTGATCTCGGACGCGTCCCCGACCTGGTGTTCCTGCACAATCCGGAACGCTCCCTGCCCGAACGCTCCTCCGTTGGTCAGGAAGCGCTGGGTACGGCGTGCGCTGCCCTGGAGAGAGCCGCGGCGAACGGGCTGTGCGGGGCCTGGGGCGTCTCCTCATGGGACCCCCTCCCACTGCCCGGCCTCGTGGACGACACCATGCCCAGGCCCGACGTGCTCATGATTCGGGCGGGGCTCCTGGTTCCGATCGACGTCCTGGAGGCGTCGGAGGCCCTGGCAGCCCGATGGGACCTCGACGCCGAACGGCTCTGGGGCATGAGCCCCTTCGGCGGCGGGGCCGGAAATCCGCTGTGGGAGACGTTCGACCCACGGGTCTTCATCCAGAACCCTGACGACGACCTTTCCGCCGTACAGGCCGCGTTCCGCATCGCCTGCCGGCTGCCGCAGGTGGGGAAGGTCGCCGTCGGCACGGACGACCCGTCCCACCTGGCGGAGCTGGTCGCCGCCCTGCGGTACGAGGCGGATGTCGGCAGCCTGCGCACGTACCGGCGGCTTCTCCGCGAGCGGGCGGGCCGTCAGCCGGTCTGA